The genomic window CCTCGGGGCGCAGGGCGTCGGGGAGGCTGGTGACCATGGAGATGTCCAGGAGGTCGCCGCCGACGTTGTCCTCCATGATCATGAGGTCCTGGCGGCGCTGGCCGTCCGAGAGGGTCTCGTGGAGCTCCGAGGTCTCGGCGTCCACCAGGTAGGCGCCCAGCTCGCCCGCGTCCCGCCGGAAGAGGACGTTGGAGAGGGAGCAGTCCCCCCAGTAGGCCCCGGCGAGGTGGAGGCGCACCAGGAGCCCCGCCATGGCATCCAGCAGCCGCTCGCGGTACCGCTCCAGGCCCGGGTTCAGGAAGAGAACGCGGTAGGGGTGGCTGGCGTCGAGGTACCGCGTGAGCAGCAGGCTCACCCGCACCCCGTCGGGCCGGACCGACAGCGCGTGCCCCACGGGCTCCACCGACGGCAGGCTCCGCGCCTGCATCTCCAGGAGGGCGCCGTATTCCCTCTCCGCGAGCCTCTCGGGCAGCTCCTTGATGGCGTAGACCCGCGTGCCGCCGTAGCTCACGAACTGCACTTCGTGGCGGGAGAGTCCCCGCTGCAGCTCGATGGAGCGTTCCGTGGCGCCGGGCCAGGCCGCCAGTTCCACCTCCCAGGGCAGGTCCAGGAAATCCGGGTGCCCGGGGCGCACGAGGATGGATAGGAGGCCGGGGGCTTCGGTCACGGGAGGTCCTTTGGGTTCCAGTCTAGCCCCTCAGGAGCTCCATCAGGGCCGCCGCGTCCAGCCTCGCCGGGGTGGACGCGCCTTCCAGAAGGTCGTCGGCCAGCTGGCGCTTGCGGGCGTGGAGGTCCACGATGCGCTGCTCGATGCTGCCGCGCAGGACGAGGCGGTAGATGGTCACGGGCCGGGTCTGGCCGATGCGGTGGGCGCGGTCCGAGGCCTGGTCCTCCACGGCGGGGTTCCACCAGGGGTCCATGTGGATGACGTAGTCGGCGCCCGTGAGGTTCAGGCCGGTGCCGCCGGCCTTGAGGCTGATGAGGAACACGTCGCCTTCGCCCCGCTGGAAGGCGGCCACGGCCTTGGCGCGGGCGCGGGGCGGGGTGCTCCCGTCCAGGTGGAGGTGGGGGACGCCCTGCGCGTCCAGGGCCCTGGCCAGGAGGTCCAGGTGATCGGTGAACTGGCTGAAGACCAGGGCCCGGTGCCGGTTCTCCCGCAGGTGGGCCACGAGCTCCAGGAAGGCCTCCAGCTTGGAGGAGGCCAGGCCCAGGCCGGGCTGGACCAGGTCGGGATGGCAGCAGGCCCGGCGCAGGCGCATGATGGCCGCCAGCACCTGGATGGGCTGGCCGCCCTCGCTGAGCTCCTCCAGGCTCCGCTGGCGGATGGCCTCCAGGAGGGCCTCCTCCCCGGCGCTGGGCTCGACCTCGAGGGTGATCTCGGTGCGCGGGGGGAGTTCCTCCAGCACCTGGGCCTTGGTGCGCCGCAGGAGGAAGGGGCCCACGAGCCGCTTGAGGCGCTGGAGGGCCTCGGGGTCGCCCTGGCGTTCGATGGGGAGCTGGAAGCGGCGCTGGAAGACCTCGAAGGAGCCCAGGAGGCCGGGGTTGAGGAAGCGCAGGATGTTCCACAGCTCGCCCAGGTGGTTCTCCACGGGCGTGCCGCTGAGGACGAGGCGGAACCCGGCCTGCAGCGCCATGGCGGCCTGGCTGCGCTTGGTGAAGGCGTTCTTGATGGCCTGGGCCTCGTCCAGGACCACGGTGGACCAGGCGACCTTGGCCAGGCGCTCGGATTCCAGGTGCAGGAGCCCGTAGCTGGCCACGATCAGGTCCATGGGCCCGGCCTGGGCCAGGAGGGCCTCCCGGTCCCCGTCGGCGAGGTTGCGGACCCGCAGGGCCGGGGCGAACCGGGCGGCCTCGTGCTCCCAGTTGGCGCAGACGCTGGTGGGCGCCACCACCAGGGCGGGGCCGCCTCCTCCCCGGGCCAGGAGCAGGGCGAGGGCCTGGAGGGTCTTGCCCAGCCCCATGTCATCGGCGAGGCAGGCCCCCAGGCCCGCGTGGGCCAGGCGCATCAGCCAGCGGTAGCCCTCCTCCTGGTAGCCGCGCAGGCCGGCCTCGAGGGTGGCGGGCAGGGTCGGTTCCAGGGCCATGGCTCCGCGCACCCGGGCCATGCGGACCTTCCAGGCGCGGTCGCCCTCGAACGAATCCAGGCCCTCCCCCAGGTCCCCCAGCAGGGCCGCGGCCCCGGCGTGGAGGCGGAGCACCTGGCCGTGGAGCTCGCCCAGGGCGTTGAGGTCGAGGAGCCGCCTGCGAAAGGTGCGGGAAAGGGCCAGGAACGTGCCGTCGGCCATGGGCAGGAAGCGGCTGGAGCTCGTCTCCAGGTGGTCCAGGACGGCCTTGAGGTCCAGGACCTTCGCGCCGTCGAGGCGCAGCTCGCCCCGCACGTCGAGCCAGCCGCCCCCGGCCTCCGCCTTGAGGCGCATGGACTCGAGGCCCACGGTGCGCGGGGGCTTGAGGTGCCGGCCTTCGGGCCACACCACCGGGTAGCGGGCCTTGGCCGCCTCGGCCTCCAGGAGGAGTTCCAGGCAGGCCTCCGGGTCCGAAAGGCTCCAGTTCCAGTCCTCGGAGCCGCCCAGGGTGGGCAGGGCCGCCACCAGCCCCGCGGCCTCGCGCCCCTCGGCCTCCAGGTCCCGGTGCACCAGGAGCCGGCGTCCCCCCTGTTCCACCACGAGGCTGGCGCCACCTTCGCCCGGAGGAAGGCCGGGGCCTCCGGGCACGGGATGGACGCGCACCTGGGCGCGAAGGCCGTCGCCCGCGGGCACCAGGACCAGGGTGGGGAGGGTGCCGCCCTCGAGGCGCGTGAGGCCGGCCCGGGCCGAGGCCTCCTCGCCCATGCCCACGTCGGAGTGGATGTCCACCAGCGGCGCCACCGCCGCCAGGGACTTCAGGAGCCGCTCCCGGGCCGAGGCGGGCACCACGAGCCGCTCGCCCAGGAGCTCCCGCAGCCGTTTGTGCTGGTCCTGGAACACGAAGATGCGGGTGCGCCGC from Geothrix sp. 21YS21S-2 includes these protein-coding regions:
- a CDS encoding DUF4032 domain-containing protein — encoded protein: MTEAPGLLSILVRPGHPDFLDLPWEVELAAWPGATERSIELQRGLSRHEVQFVSYGGTRVYAIKELPERLAEREYGALLEMQARSLPSVEPVGHALSVRPDGVRVSLLLTRYLDASHPYRVLFLNPGLERYRERLLDAMAGLLVRLHLAGAYWGDCSLSNVLFRRDAGELGAYLVDAETSELHETLSDGQRRQDLMIMEDNVGGDLLDISMVTSLPDALRPEDFGANIRRRYDSLWTEVNREVIVGVGERWRIQERVRALNALGFSIQEIKLIATGDRDKLVMRTVVTDRDYHRHRLHDLTGLVAQEAQAELMLNEIEELKARLSLAGRKDLPTSVAAFRWLTDSWEPALRRLGPLVRTEADASELYCQVLEHKWFLSEAARADVGLDAALDDYLARFHPPKSRKAKTKAS
- a CDS encoding DEAD/DEAH box helicase translates to MNLAGLRQLPEEEQAVLMGLAGLGLPSTNSHLAQALARAGVHPQAPAWAANPRKVQDLLERLKAKGLVVDRRNFWHCAERCLESAARLAQARGLLRRILQAGLPAGGGGGMVPDGAMRSRAELRLEFMEGRTDRWLPLRDRFAEQFVTATGHRDPLALVCGGPFEAEWFDALDPAAQAHGCNALLQDHLLHNLPDPGFLAWMEARTRKPAPSSAAFPLILYLILMGRAGDARAWMDAQPAKAREHFSWTNLEGLAALAAGNPALAARHYGASLETLRKATRKKAAALPGLHEPFHILALLGTREPAALRRVEERLALLNRGELGSPLRDLPVILAHLYRLLSGARPQHGLAQRLPRDLTPLGLVLSAVAAHLGGETPPPDLPERALRACAPLPFGWFTRELLELQRRLRGEDARPSPLLDLVPREAAWERALDSLERMGAPAPGAPRTARLAWFVAPHEFEEGTFEVQAREQKLDAKGEWNRGRPVSLRKLRENPRAYDYLTAQDHRAISSIKADRHFGADFTYHVEGSEAVAALVGHPSVYWDGRPMDLVEGKPELRVRRKGETLELRLEPEPGPGGVLAREEGPRRTRIFVFQDQHKRLRELLGERLVVPASARERLLKSLAAVAPLVDIHSDVGMGEEASARAGLTRLEGGTLPTLVLVPAGDGLRAQVRVHPVPGGPGLPPGEGGASLVVEQGGRRLLVHRDLEAEGREAAGLVAALPTLGGSEDWNWSLSDPEACLELLLEAEAAKARYPVVWPEGRHLKPPRTVGLESMRLKAEAGGGWLDVRGELRLDGAKVLDLKAVLDHLETSSSRFLPMADGTFLALSRTFRRRLLDLNALGELHGQVLRLHAGAAALLGDLGEGLDSFEGDRAWKVRMARVRGAMALEPTLPATLEAGLRGYQEEGYRWLMRLAHAGLGACLADDMGLGKTLQALALLLARGGGGPALVVAPTSVCANWEHEAARFAPALRVRNLADGDREALLAQAGPMDLIVASYGLLHLESERLAKVAWSTVVLDEAQAIKNAFTKRSQAAMALQAGFRLVLSGTPVENHLGELWNILRFLNPGLLGSFEVFQRRFQLPIERQGDPEALQRLKRLVGPFLLRRTKAQVLEELPPRTEITLEVEPSAGEEALLEAIRQRSLEELSEGGQPIQVLAAIMRLRRACCHPDLVQPGLGLASSKLEAFLELVAHLRENRHRALVFSQFTDHLDLLARALDAQGVPHLHLDGSTPPRARAKAVAAFQRGEGDVFLISLKAGGTGLNLTGADYVIHMDPWWNPAVEDQASDRAHRIGQTRPVTIYRLVLRGSIEQRIVDLHARKRQLADDLLEGASTPARLDAAALMELLRG